Proteins encoded by one window of Bacteroidota bacterium:
- a CDS encoding DUF2461 domain-containing protein, protein MNFKETFIFLKKLKENNTKEWFDANRKQYEIIKKDFNGFVKTLLGDIQKWDKSIIGLEPKDCIFRINRDIRFSKDKSPYKTNIGAGISMGGRKSMSAGYYIHLEPGNKSMLAGGMYMPESDVLKKIRQEIDYNHAGFLKIINHKDFKKHFGTLTGETLSSVPKGYDAQNKAIEYLKHKSFLMVHSIKDTDFKNPDIYKHLLQVLKSMKPLDDFLNESLADA, encoded by the coding sequence ATGAACTTCAAAGAAACATTTATATTCCTTAAAAAACTCAAAGAAAATAATACCAAAGAATGGTTTGATGCCAACCGCAAACAATATGAAATTATAAAAAAAGATTTCAATGGGTTTGTCAAAACATTATTAGGTGATATCCAAAAATGGGACAAGAGTATTATTGGTCTTGAACCTAAAGATTGTATATTCCGCATCAATCGTGATATCCGATTCTCAAAAGACAAATCACCCTATAAAACAAATATAGGAGCAGGTATATCAATGGGTGGGCGTAAATCGATGTCGGCAGGTTATTATATACATTTAGAACCAGGAAATAAATCGATGCTTGCTGGTGGTATGTATATGCCCGAATCCGATGTATTAAAAAAAATAAGGCAAGAAATTGATTATAACCATGCTGGTTTCTTGAAAATTATTAATCACAAAGATTTCAAAAAACATTTTGGTACCTTAACAGGTGAAACGCTAAGCTCGGTACCTAAAGGATATGATGCACAGAATAAAGCTATCGAATATTTAAAACACAAAAGTTTTTTAATGGTTCACAGTATCAAAGATACTGATTTCAAAAATCCTGATATATATAAACACCTACTCCAAGTATTGAAATCGATGAAGCCATTGGATGATTTCTTAAACGAATCGCTGGCAGATGCTTAA